The nucleotide window ACGCCGGCGTTGGCGATCACCAGATCGGGCAGGCCCGCGTGCGCCAGCCAGTCCTGCGCCGCACGCTGCATGGCCTGTGCATCGGACACATCCAGCACGTACACGCGGCAGCGGCCCGGCGCCTGTGCCGCCAGGGCGTCCAGCACGCTGCGGTCCAGCCCCAGCAGCGCCACCTGCGCGCCTTGGGCCAGCAGGGTGCGCGCCAGCGCCTGGCCCAGGCCGCCGCAGGCGCCCGTCAGCACGGCATTGCGATAGCCGCAGCGCGCGCCGGCGGCGGGGGCAGGGGGTGCGATGGAACTGGGCGGCATGTGGTGCAGGCGACGAAAGGGCTTTGCGGCACTCTAGAGGCGATGGATAAAATCTCGGAAAATTTTGTTGTTTCGTCTCGAAATGTGAGATTCATGCCGGATTCTGCTGCCACTGCGCCGGGCTTGCGCCTGTTCGATCTGCTGGAAATCCTGGTGCGCGAGGCGCGCCCGCTGAGCCTGGCGGAGGCGGTCGCCGCCAGCGGCTGGCCCAAGCCGAGCGTGCATCGCCAGTTGGCACAGCTGGAATCCGCCGGCCTGCTGGCGCGCGAGCCCGATGGCCGCCGCTACGCGCTGGCCCCGCGCACGCGCCGCCTGGCCGAGGACGTGCTGGCCGCCTGCACCCAGCAGGGCGTGCGCCACGCCGTGCTGCGCCAACTGGTGACCGACATCGGCGAGAGCTGCAACTTCACCGCGCTGTCGGGCGCCGAGGTGGTGTACCTGGACCGCATCGAGTCGGCCTTTCCCCTGCAGCTCAATCTGCGGCCGGGCACGCGCGTGCCGCTGCACTGTTCGGCCAGCGGCAAGCTGATCCTGGCGCACCTGCCCGCCGCGCAGCGCCGCAGCCTGCTGGAAGGTCTGCCACTGGCGCGCCACACCGCTGCCACGCTGACCGGCCGCGCCGCGCTGGAAGAAGAGCTGGCGCGCATCCGCCGCCAGGGCTGGGCCGTGGATGCCGAGGAGTTTGTCGAAGGCCTGGTGTGCGTGGCCGTGCCGGTGCGCGCCGGCCCCGCGCGCCCGGTGCGCTGCGCGGTGGCCTTGCAGGCGCCGGTGGCGCGCATGGCCCTGGCGCAGGCGCTGGAGCAACTGCCGCGCCTGCACGAAGCGGCGCGCGCTCTGGCGCGGACGCTGGATTGACGGCGCCGGCAGGCACGCCGCAACAGGTTTGACAGCCCCCGCCATTCGGCCAAGATGCGCGTCATGTCCTCCGAGCAAAAAATCAATCTGTATGCTGGCCCGGCGGGCGGCTGGGGCGCGCTGAACAGCGTCAAGAACACGCTGCTGCACCACGGCATTCCCGTCAAAGGCGCGAAGACGCTGCTGTCGGCCAACCAGCCCGACGGCTTCGACTGCCCCGGCTGCGCCTGGCCGGACCGCAACCATCATTCGACCTTCGAGTTCTGCGAGAACGGCGCCAAGGCCGTCGCCGCCGAGGCCACGGCGCGGCGCGCGACGCCTGAATTCTTCGCCCGCCACAGCGTCGCCGAACTGGCCGCGCAAAGCGACTTCTGGCTGGAGGAGCAAGGGCGCCTCACGCACCCCATGGTGTACGACGCCGCCAGCGACCATTACGTGCCCATCGCCTGGGACGAGGCCTTTGCCCTCATCGCCCGGCACCTGAACGCGCTGGCCGACCCGAACCAGGCCATCTTCTACACCTCGGGGCGCACCAGCAACGAGGCGGCGTTCCTCTACCAGTTGTTCGTGCGCCAGTTCGGCACGAACAATTTCCCCGACTGCTCCAACATGTGCCACGAGGCCAGCGGCGCGGCCATGCGCGCGCAGATCGGCACCGGCAAGGGCACGGTGCAGCTTGCCGACTTCGAGCAGGCCGATGCCATCTTCATCTTCGGCCAGAACCCCGGCACGAATCATCCGCGCATGCTCGGCGAGCTGCGCGCGGCGCACCAGCGCGGCGCGCGCATCGTGAGCTTCAACCCCCTGCGCGAGCGCGGCCTGGAGCGCTTTGCCGATCCGCAGGACAAGCTGCAGATGGCCACGCTGGGCTCCTCGCCCATCAGCACGCACTACTTTCAACTGCGCATCGGCGGCGATCTGGCGGCGGTGCAGGGCATGGCCAAGCATGTGCTGGAGCTGCACGCGCGCGGGCACCGGGTGCTGGATGAGGACTTCATCGCCCAGCACACCAGCGGCCTGCACGACTGGGCGGCGCTGCTGGCGTCCACGCCGTGGCAGCGGCTGGAGGAAGCCTCGGGCCTCAGCGAAACGCAGATGCGCGCGGCCGGCGACGTGTATGCCAATGCCGGCAGCGTCATCGCCTGCTGGGGCATGGGCATCACCCAGCACCAGCACGCGGTGGCGACCATCGGCGCAATCGTCAACCTGCTGCTCTTGCGCGGCAACATCGGCCGCGCAGGGGCCGGGCCATGCCCGGTGCGCGGGCACAGCAACGTGCAGGGCGACCGCACCATGGGCATCTGGGAGGCGCCGCGCGCCGCGCTGCTCGACCGGCTTGCCGCGGTCTATCAGTTCAGGCCCCCGCGCGCGCCGGGTGTGGATACGGTCGGCGCCATCGAGCTGATGCGCCGCGGCGGCTGCAAGGTGTTCTTCGCCATGGGCGGCAACTTCGCCGCCGCCACGCCCGACACACTGCAAACCTGGGCCGGCCTGCGGCAGTGCGACCTGACGGTGCACGTGGCCACCAAGCTCAACCGCAGCCATGTGGTGCACGGCCGCGCCGCGCTGATCCTGCCGTGCCTGGGCCGCACCGAGATCGACGTGCAGGCCAGCGGCGCGCAAGGCGTGACGGTGGAGGATTCGATGAGCATGGTGCACATCAGCGCCGGCATCAACGCGCCGGCGTCGCCGCACCTGTTATCGGAGCCGGCCATCGTCGCGCGGCTGGCCGAGGCGACGCTGGGCGCGCGCTCGGCCGTGCCCTGGGGCTGGCTGGTCGAGGACTACGCGCGCATCCGGGACGAGATCGAAAAAGTCTTCCCCGACTTCCACGACTTCAACGCCCGCGTGGCCGTGCCGGGCGGGTTTCGGCTGCGCAACCCCGCCGCCGAGCGGCAGTGGGCCACGCCCGGCGGCAAAGCTGCCTTCAGCGTCCGGGCGCTGGCGCAGGACACGCCCACGCAGCGCGCGCAAGAGCGCCTAGGCGGCGACGCGCGCGTGTTCACGCTGCTGTCCACACGCTCGCACGACCAGTACAACACCACCATCTACGGCCTGAACGACCGCTACCGCGGCGTGCGCGGCCGGCGCGACGTGGTCTTCATCCACCCCGAGGACATCCGCGGGCTGGGCTTGAGCGCGGGCGACCGCGTGGACATCCACACCGCCTGGGACGACGGACAGGAGCGCACCGTGCGCGCCTTTGCCCTGGTGCCCTACGACATCCCGCGC belongs to Melaminivora suipulveris and includes:
- a CDS encoding IclR family transcriptional regulator; the encoded protein is MPDSAATAPGLRLFDLLEILVREARPLSLAEAVAASGWPKPSVHRQLAQLESAGLLAREPDGRRYALAPRTRRLAEDVLAACTQQGVRHAVLRQLVTDIGESCNFTALSGAEVVYLDRIESAFPLQLNLRPGTRVPLHCSASGKLILAHLPAAQRRSLLEGLPLARHTAATLTGRAALEEELARIRRQGWAVDAEEFVEGLVCVAVPVRAGPARPVRCAVALQAPVARMALAQALEQLPRLHEAARALARTLD
- a CDS encoding FdhF/YdeP family oxidoreductase, which encodes MSSEQKINLYAGPAGGWGALNSVKNTLLHHGIPVKGAKTLLSANQPDGFDCPGCAWPDRNHHSTFEFCENGAKAVAAEATARRATPEFFARHSVAELAAQSDFWLEEQGRLTHPMVYDAASDHYVPIAWDEAFALIARHLNALADPNQAIFYTSGRTSNEAAFLYQLFVRQFGTNNFPDCSNMCHEASGAAMRAQIGTGKGTVQLADFEQADAIFIFGQNPGTNHPRMLGELRAAHQRGARIVSFNPLRERGLERFADPQDKLQMATLGSSPISTHYFQLRIGGDLAAVQGMAKHVLELHARGHRVLDEDFIAQHTSGLHDWAALLASTPWQRLEEASGLSETQMRAAGDVYANAGSVIACWGMGITQHQHAVATIGAIVNLLLLRGNIGRAGAGPCPVRGHSNVQGDRTMGIWEAPRAALLDRLAAVYQFRPPRAPGVDTVGAIELMRRGGCKVFFAMGGNFAAATPDTLQTWAGLRQCDLTVHVATKLNRSHVVHGRAALILPCLGRTEIDVQASGAQGVTVEDSMSMVHISAGINAPASPHLLSEPAIVARLAEATLGARSAVPWGWLVEDYARIRDEIEKVFPDFHDFNARVAVPGGFRLRNPAAERQWATPGGKAAFSVRALAQDTPTQRAQERLGGDARVFTLLSTRSHDQYNTTIYGLNDRYRGVRGRRDVVFIHPEDIRGLGLSAGDRVDIHTAWDDGQERTVRAFALVPYDIPRGNLAAYYPETNPLVPLSAVAEGAGTPTSKSIPVLLVAAGATP